In one window of Rhodothermales bacterium DNA:
- the hisG gene encoding ATP phosphoribosyltransferase encodes MSTSYKTERSARPLSASGNPVLRLGLPKGSLQDATFELLSKASFHFRIGDRAYVPSIDDDELSAMLVRAQEMARYVEEGVFDAGITGKDWVIETDAQVVTVSDLVYSKRSMRPVRWVLAVPEDSDINSVYDLEGKRIATEVVNITRKWLAEHGVNAEVEFSWGATEVKCPELVDAIVEVTETGSSLRANNLRIAQVLLESNTQLIANKAAWADPWKRRKIENIAMLMEGAIRAEGRVGMKMNARREDV; translated from the coding sequence ATGTCCACTTCGTACAAGACCGAACGGAGCGCCCGCCCGCTTTCCGCTTCCGGTAATCCCGTGTTGCGGCTCGGGCTCCCCAAAGGGAGCCTCCAGGATGCCACCTTCGAACTGCTCAGCAAGGCCAGCTTCCACTTTCGGATCGGCGACCGCGCCTACGTCCCCTCGATCGACGACGACGAACTGTCCGCCATGCTCGTCCGTGCCCAGGAAATGGCGCGATACGTCGAGGAGGGCGTGTTCGATGCCGGCATCACCGGCAAGGACTGGGTGATTGAGACCGACGCGCAGGTCGTGACCGTGTCCGACCTCGTCTACTCCAAGCGGAGCATGCGCCCCGTGCGCTGGGTCCTGGCTGTACCTGAGGATTCCGACATCAACTCGGTGTACGACCTCGAAGGGAAGCGGATCGCGACGGAAGTCGTGAACATCACCCGAAAGTGGCTCGCTGAACACGGCGTGAACGCCGAAGTCGAGTTCTCCTGGGGCGCCACCGAAGTAAAGTGCCCCGAGCTGGTCGACGCGATCGTCGAGGTGACGGAAACGGGCTCGTCGTTGCGAGCGAACAACCTGCGGATCGCGCAGGTCCTGCTGGAATCGAACACCCAGCTGATCGCCAACAAAGCGGCCTGGGCCGACCCCTGGAAGCGGCGCAAGATCGAAAACATCGCCATGCTCATGGAAGGCGCCATCCGGGCGGAAGGGCGGGTGGGGATGAAGATGAACGCTCGCCGGGAGGATGT
- a CDS encoding DUF4837 family protein, producing the protein MPYLRPFVRTFAAPLLLLMTAVAGGCNINISDDHRPLAAGPEGKITIAIDSVQWIGPIGDAIRETLGGPIYTLPAPEPAFDIQQISIRTDLMFEQMKRQKNVVIVAPLSDTTAEARFLQARFGEGVQGLIDSGESAVVSREDLWRRDQLVVYIAAATPDSVAAAIRAKSEDLLYVFNKITRERLTIEMFQKGRQAEIEERLMEKHGFAVNGQHDYFVAVDTTNFVWLRRVISSETWRSLFVYYEENGQPSDLSAEWIYARRDSLTRQYMQGTEAGYVEIDRRRPLVTENINFLDRYGFETRGLWQMVLDSDGRTLQMGMGGSFVTYAFYDQESGRNYLIDGMIFAPGYEKREFLRQMEVIAHTFRTAPPAAEALATRFE; encoded by the coding sequence ATGCCCTACCTTCGCCCGTTTGTACGCACGTTCGCCGCGCCCTTGCTGCTGCTGATGACCGCGGTGGCCGGCGGCTGCAACATCAACATCTCCGATGACCACCGCCCGCTGGCCGCTGGACCGGAAGGGAAGATCACCATCGCGATCGACTCGGTCCAATGGATTGGCCCGATCGGCGATGCTATCCGCGAGACGCTCGGCGGGCCCATCTATACCCTGCCCGCACCCGAGCCGGCGTTTGACATCCAACAGATTTCCATCCGCACGGACCTCATGTTCGAGCAGATGAAACGGCAGAAAAACGTGGTCATCGTCGCCCCCCTCAGCGACACGACCGCCGAGGCGCGCTTCCTCCAGGCCCGGTTCGGGGAGGGCGTGCAGGGCCTCATCGACTCCGGCGAAAGCGCCGTCGTTTCCCGCGAAGACCTCTGGCGACGCGACCAGCTAGTCGTCTATATCGCAGCCGCCACCCCCGACAGCGTCGCCGCGGCGATCCGGGCCAAGTCCGAGGACCTGCTGTATGTATTCAACAAGATTACCCGGGAACGGCTGACGATCGAGATGTTCCAAAAAGGCCGGCAGGCCGAAATCGAAGAACGCCTCATGGAGAAACACGGGTTCGCCGTGAACGGGCAGCACGACTACTTCGTCGCCGTCGACACGACCAACTTCGTGTGGCTCCGCCGCGTCATCTCCTCGGAGACCTGGCGCAGCCTGTTTGTTTATTACGAAGAAAACGGCCAGCCTTCCGATCTGTCGGCGGAGTGGATCTATGCCCGGCGCGACTCGCTCACGCGGCAGTACATGCAAGGCACCGAGGCCGGCTACGTCGAAATCGACCGTCGCCGGCCGCTGGTCACCGAAAACATCAACTTCCTCGATCGGTACGGCTTCGAAACCCGCGGCCTCTGGCAGATGGTGCTCGACTCCGATGGCCGGACCTTGCAAATGGGCATGGGCGGCTCGTTCGTGACGTACGCTTTTTACGACCAGGAGTCCGGGCGCAACTACCTGATCGATGGAATGATCTTCGCGCCGGGGTATGAGAAGCGGGAGTTCCTTCGCCAGATGGAGGTGATCGCCCACACGTTCCGTACGGCCCCGCCGGCCGCCGAGGCGCTCGCGACTCGATTCGAATAA
- the trpA gene encoding tryptophan synthase subunit alpha encodes MHASTTLRSAIEAAGARGEKAMGLFLTNGFPERNATLPILQAADEAGADFIELGMPFSDPLAEGLPIQRSSERALKQGIRMSDAFRLVEAFRRTSQTPLVLMGYINPVLRYGVSNFCRDARSSGVQGLILPDLPPEEREIVDAEARAQGLDLISLIAPNSSDTRIAAVDAASRGFVYAVSMTGLTGTQIGGMDAVQAYLERARRLVTRNPLMVGFGIRTHADAMRLSAHTDGFIIGSALIEMTDRTWADVSLAPEARLDAVRRFVHALKYGDSET; translated from the coding sequence ATGCACGCATCCACCACCCTCCGCTCGGCGATCGAGGCCGCCGGCGCCCGGGGCGAAAAAGCCATGGGGCTGTTTCTGACCAACGGCTTCCCGGAGCGCAACGCGACGTTGCCCATCCTCCAGGCCGCCGATGAAGCCGGCGCCGACTTCATCGAGCTCGGCATGCCCTTCAGCGACCCGCTCGCCGAAGGGCTCCCCATCCAGCGATCCAGCGAACGCGCCCTCAAGCAGGGCATCCGCATGAGTGATGCCTTCCGCCTCGTCGAAGCCTTCCGCCGCACCAGCCAGACGCCACTCGTGCTGATGGGGTACATCAACCCCGTCCTTCGCTATGGCGTCAGCAACTTTTGCCGGGATGCGCGCTCTTCAGGAGTACAGGGGCTCATCCTGCCGGACCTTCCCCCGGAGGAACGGGAGATCGTCGATGCCGAGGCCCGTGCGCAGGGGCTGGACCTCATCAGCCTCATCGCCCCCAACTCCTCCGACACCCGGATCGCCGCGGTCGACGCCGCTTCGCGCGGATTCGTTTATGCCGTGTCGATGACCGGGCTCACCGGAACGCAGATCGGTGGGATGGACGCCGTCCAGGCCTACCTCGAACGCGCCCGCCGGCTCGTGACCCGCAACCCGCTGATGGTCGGCTTCGGCATCCGCACCCACGCGGACGCGATGCGGCTGTCGGCCCATACGGACGGTTTCATCATTGGCTCGGCGCTGATCGAGATGACCGACCGCACCTGGGCGGATGTCTCGCTGGCGCCGGAGGCCCGCCTCGATGCCGTCCGACGCTTCGTCCACGCCCTTAAATACGGCGATTCGGAAACCTGA
- the trpB gene encoding tryptophan synthase subunit beta, with translation MPTPTIDALPYAAPGADGHFGPYGGTYVPEILIPALEELKRAYAEASNDQEFMETYHRLLHDYVGRPTPLTFAERLTERFGGPKIYLKREDLCHTGAHKVNNTIGQILLARRMGKTRIIAETGAGQHGVATATVCAKFGMPCVVYMGAEDTARQRLNVHRMRLLGAEVRPVTSGSQTLKDATNEAIRDWVTNVADTFYIIGSVVGPHPYPMMVRNFHRVIGDETRRQLRDREGRETPDAVVACVGGGSNAMGIFYPFIDDAGVALHGAEAAGEGLDGRHAATLTAGSPGVLHGAMSYLLQDSEGQVEIAHSISAGLDYPGVGPEHAYLKDLRRVTYHAVTDAEALAGVRLLAESEGIIPALETAHAVAALDRIAPGMGRDQIIVLNCSGRGDKDMETIATHLFTA, from the coding sequence ATGCCCACCCCAACGATAGACGCACTACCTTACGCCGCCCCGGGCGCCGACGGCCACTTCGGCCCGTACGGCGGCACCTACGTGCCCGAGATCCTCATCCCGGCGCTGGAGGAGCTGAAGCGCGCCTACGCCGAGGCGTCGAACGACCAGGAGTTTATGGAGACGTATCATAGGCTGCTGCATGACTACGTCGGTCGGCCGACGCCGCTCACGTTCGCCGAACGGCTGACGGAACGGTTCGGCGGGCCGAAGATCTACCTGAAACGCGAGGATCTCTGCCACACGGGCGCCCATAAAGTCAACAACACCATCGGCCAGATCCTCCTCGCTCGGCGGATGGGCAAGACGCGGATCATCGCCGAAACCGGCGCCGGCCAGCACGGCGTGGCCACGGCCACCGTCTGCGCGAAGTTCGGGATGCCGTGTGTGGTGTACATGGGCGCCGAGGACACCGCCCGCCAGCGGCTAAACGTCCACCGCATGCGGCTGCTGGGGGCGGAGGTGCGCCCCGTGACCAGCGGGAGCCAGACGCTCAAAGACGCCACAAACGAGGCGATCCGGGACTGGGTGACGAACGTCGCCGATACGTTTTACATCATTGGATCCGTCGTGGGCCCCCACCCCTATCCGATGATGGTGCGCAACTTCCACCGCGTGATCGGGGACGAGACCCGCCGGCAACTGCGCGACCGCGAGGGCCGCGAAACACCCGACGCGGTCGTCGCCTGCGTTGGCGGCGGCTCGAATGCGATGGGCATCTTCTACCCGTTCATCGACGACGCCGGCGTGGCGCTGCACGGCGCCGAGGCCGCCGGCGAAGGGCTGGATGGCCGGCATGCCGCCACCCTCACGGCCGGCTCGCCCGGCGTGTTGCACGGCGCGATGAGCTACCTGCTGCAGGATTCCGAGGGCCAGGTAGAGATCGCGCACTCGATCTCGGCCGGACTCGACTACCCGGGCGTTGGGCCTGAACATGCCTACCTCAAGGATCTACGCCGCGTGACATACCACGCCGTCACCGACGCCGAGGCGCTGGCCGGCGTGCGCCTCCTGGCCGAGTCCGAAGGCATCATCCCCGCCCTCGAAACCGCCCACGCCGTCGCCGCGCTCGACCGGATCGCCCCCGGCATGGGCCGCGACCAGATCATCGTCCTGAACTGCTCCGGGAGGGGCGACAAAGACATGGAAACCATCGCCACCCATCTGTTCACCGCATAA
- a CDS encoding phosphoribosylanthranilate isomerase: MRTRVKICGITTLADARYCAGAGVDYLGFIQHPPSPRYISPAGAAEIIGWLYGITSVGVFVDATPAEIHAAAAKAGFTMIQLSGDESVDHCRQIDLPVIKTLHVRPDTTPDALRRQMEAFQPHVSAFLLDTAKAGLRGGTGQAFDWNVAAELSASFNLFVAGGLHAGNVREVIQRVHPFGIDLSSGVEFAPGIKDFDKLADLFETLDGINASSST; this comes from the coding sequence ATGCGAACCCGCGTCAAAATCTGCGGTATCACCACCCTCGCCGACGCGCGCTACTGCGCCGGCGCCGGCGTGGATTACCTCGGATTTATCCAACATCCCCCCAGCCCTCGGTATATCTCACCGGCCGGCGCGGCCGAGATCATCGGCTGGCTCTACGGAATCACCTCCGTGGGCGTCTTCGTGGACGCCACGCCGGCTGAGATCCACGCCGCGGCCGCAAAGGCGGGGTTTACGATGATCCAGCTCAGCGGCGACGAGAGCGTCGACCACTGCCGGCAGATCGACCTCCCGGTGATCAAGACCCTGCACGTCCGCCCCGACACGACCCCTGACGCCCTGCGCCGGCAGATGGAGGCGTTCCAGCCCCACGTCTCCGCCTTCCTGCTCGACACCGCGAAGGCCGGCCTCCGCGGGGGTACGGGGCAGGCGTTCGACTGGAACGTCGCGGCCGAGCTGAGCGCCTCGTTCAACCTGTTCGTCGCCGGCGGGCTCCATGCCGGCAACGTCCGCGAGGTCATCCAACGGGTGCATCCCTTCGGCATCGACCTCTCCAGCGGCGTCGAATTCGCCCCGGGCATAAAAGACTTCGACAAGTTGGCCGACCTCTTCGAAACCCTCGACGGCATCAACGCCTCGTCATCCACCTGA